The proteins below are encoded in one region of Sulfitobacter sp. SK012:
- a CDS encoding ABC transporter ATP-binding protein gives MSDPSLSLSGITKAYNAGKPNEVTVLRGIDLTVAEGEVVALVAPSGAGKSTLLHIAGLLDTPDAGQVHIAGTDMTGQSDRKRTAVRRQDVGFIYQFHHLLPEFTALENIVLPQLANGVSKAEAEARAQKLLSDVGIAPRAGHRPAALSGGEQQRVAFCRALANTPRLLLADEPTGNLDPKTSDTVFAALMTLVRATGLSALIATHNLELAGRMDRQIRLDLGQLASE, from the coding sequence ATGAGTGATCCATCCCTCAGCCTTTCGGGCATCACCAAGGCCTATAACGCGGGTAAACCCAATGAGGTTACCGTGTTGCGCGGTATTGATCTGACCGTGGCCGAAGGCGAAGTTGTGGCCCTCGTTGCCCCCTCAGGGGCTGGTAAATCGACGCTGCTGCATATTGCGGGATTGCTCGATACGCCAGACGCTGGCCAAGTTCATATCGCGGGCACCGATATGACCGGCCAATCTGATCGCAAGCGCACTGCCGTTCGGCGCCAGGATGTTGGTTTTATCTACCAGTTTCACCATCTTTTGCCTGAATTCACGGCGCTGGAAAACATCGTGCTGCCGCAATTGGCCAATGGCGTCTCCAAGGCCGAAGCTGAGGCGCGCGCGCAGAAATTACTATCGGATGTTGGCATCGCACCACGCGCCGGCCACCGCCCAGCAGCCTTATCGGGCGGCGAGCAACAGCGCGTTGCCTTTTGTCGTGCATTGGCAAATACACCACGCCTGCTGTTGGCAGACGAGCCCACCGGGAACCTTGATCCCAAGACGTCTGACACTGTTTTTGCAGCACTGATGACGCTGGTGCGCGCCACAGGTCTGTCGGCACTAATCGCCACTCATAATCTTGAGTTGGCAGGCCGCATGGACCGTCAAATCCGCCTTGATCTGGGGCAACTTGCCTCCGAATAA